A genomic segment from Variovorax paradoxus B4 encodes:
- a CDS encoding glycosyltransferase family 2 protein, which translates to MTTTNPSPPATIAGAPGASPSVVVIIPFYNGADFIERSVRSVFEQSVPANEVIVVNDGSRPEERAALDTLAARYPFRILDKENGGQGSARNAGVAASTSEYICFLDQDDFYLPNHIETLVTSIPPDDRLFGYIYADLYEADGDGNVIRTGVIKDHAQHPKRSIFDLLRYDMFVLPSATLVSRKAFEAVGGFDSQFMGYEDDDLFLRIFRKGYSNHFVDKAVTVWCIHTASTSFGIRMVRSRFKYFKKLLQMFPDEHQRGRYYLREYLMPRFQLFFVNEAIEAIKKDDQYRGEMSAVLAEYGAIVFANPYVGRKKKLRLWITLFLLRHSTPGMVRFVGALTRLPGIRSLRRIYKS; encoded by the coding sequence ATGACCACCACGAATCCCTCTCCACCAGCAACCATCGCCGGCGCCCCAGGCGCGTCACCCAGCGTGGTGGTGATCATCCCGTTCTACAACGGTGCCGACTTCATCGAGCGCTCGGTCCGCAGCGTGTTCGAGCAATCGGTGCCCGCGAACGAAGTGATCGTGGTCAACGACGGCTCCCGGCCCGAAGAGCGCGCGGCGCTCGACACACTCGCGGCCCGTTATCCCTTCCGCATCCTGGACAAGGAGAACGGCGGCCAGGGCTCGGCGCGCAACGCCGGGGTGGCTGCCTCCACCTCCGAATACATCTGCTTCCTCGACCAGGACGATTTCTACCTGCCGAACCACATCGAGACGCTCGTCACCTCGATCCCTCCGGACGACCGGCTCTTCGGCTATATCTACGCCGACCTGTACGAGGCCGATGGCGACGGCAACGTGATCCGCACGGGCGTCATCAAGGACCATGCCCAGCACCCCAAGCGCAGCATCTTCGACCTGTTGCGCTACGACATGTTCGTGCTGCCCTCGGCCACGCTCGTGAGCCGCAAGGCCTTCGAAGCGGTGGGCGGTTTCGACTCGCAGTTCATGGGCTACGAGGATGACGACCTCTTCCTGCGCATCTTTCGCAAGGGCTACAGCAATCATTTCGTGGACAAGGCGGTGACGGTCTGGTGCATCCACACGGCGAGCACGTCGTTTGGCATCCGGATGGTCCGCAGCCGCTTCAAGTATTTCAAGAAGCTGTTGCAGATGTTCCCCGACGAGCATCAGCGCGGCCGCTACTACCTTCGCGAATATCTGATGCCGCGCTTCCAGCTGTTCTTCGTGAATGAAGCGATCGAAGCGATCAAGAAGGACGACCAGTACCGTGGGGAGATGAGCGCGGTGCTGGCCGAGTACGGTGCCATCGTCTTTGCGAACCCTTATGTGGGACGCAAGAAGAAGCTGCGCCTCTGGATCACGCTCTTCCTGCTGCGCCACAGCACGCCGGGCATGGTCCGCTTCGTGGGCGCGCTCACCCGGCTGCCGGGCATCCGCAGCCTGCGCCGCATCTACAAGAGCTGA
- a CDS encoding acyltransferase family protein, whose translation MTTTSSPTAPQEHAHLLHPKYRPDIDGLRAVAVLSVLGYHAFPQWIKGGFIGVDIFFVISGFLITTIILGSFEGDGFSYREFYARRVKRIFPALVLVLAATFAFGWYALLPHEWEQLGKHVAAGAGFVSNFAFWSEAGYFDNAAETKPLLHLWSLAIEEQFYIFWPVLLGLAWKRKWRVLTVVGAVAGLSFLLNVTTIHSHREAAFYSPLSRFWELMIGGMLAYMRLHRPLPKPGWGRHAQSIAGLVLIGLGLAYIRGGKAFPGFWAILPTLGAFYCIAAGPTGVLNRYVLASRPMVWVGLISYPLYLWHWPLLVYARIVEGDVPSNGLRALMLLAAVVLAWLTYRFVERGTRRSENDTVISVLVALMVGFVVLGTLAASRYYVGRHSDPYFNKTAAAAKDWGYPDGLSPIKVDGEVLQQIGHGKRRVLLFGDSHIEQYGPRAVELSKIAPDTLDSLSFATWGACPPIPNVVDEKNNLCGERRDGAMRLAISDKFDAVVFGGCWNCYFSETGKPNAANADADRYYYFDGKTRRRFMGGGGADFALNMLEAVMTNLARHKQVYLVLDNPVGEGYGPEEFIKGGRLGDMKVARMSPTAPWASVQKELHERMRQIAKRSGAIVIDPIPTLCKSDQCTRADADATPIYKDSGHLRAEYVRQFATYIDVAMTTQKQPAAVGR comes from the coding sequence ATGACGACAACGAGCAGCCCGACAGCCCCGCAGGAACACGCCCACCTGCTCCACCCCAAGTACCGACCCGACATCGACGGCCTGCGCGCCGTCGCCGTGCTCTCCGTGCTCGGCTACCACGCGTTCCCGCAGTGGATCAAGGGCGGCTTCATCGGGGTCGACATCTTCTTCGTCATCTCGGGCTTCCTGATCACCACGATCATCCTGGGCAGCTTCGAGGGCGACGGATTCAGCTACCGGGAGTTCTACGCGCGGCGGGTGAAGCGCATCTTTCCGGCGCTGGTGCTCGTGCTGGCGGCGACCTTTGCCTTCGGCTGGTATGCGCTGCTGCCGCACGAGTGGGAGCAGCTCGGCAAGCACGTGGCGGCGGGCGCCGGCTTCGTCTCGAACTTCGCCTTCTGGAGCGAAGCCGGCTACTTCGACAACGCGGCCGAGACCAAGCCGCTGCTGCACCTGTGGTCGCTGGCCATCGAAGAACAGTTCTACATCTTCTGGCCCGTGCTGCTGGGCCTGGCGTGGAAGCGCAAGTGGCGCGTGCTCACGGTGGTGGGCGCGGTGGCGGGCCTGTCGTTCCTGCTCAACGTCACGACCATCCACAGCCACCGGGAGGCCGCGTTCTACTCGCCGCTGTCGCGCTTCTGGGAGCTGATGATCGGCGGCATGCTGGCGTACATGCGGCTGCACCGGCCCCTGCCCAAGCCGGGCTGGGGCCGCCATGCACAGTCGATTGCCGGGCTGGTGCTGATCGGCCTCGGCCTCGCATACATCCGCGGCGGCAAGGCTTTTCCGGGATTCTGGGCCATCCTGCCCACGCTGGGCGCCTTCTATTGCATTGCGGCCGGCCCGACCGGCGTGCTCAACCGCTACGTGCTCGCCTCCAGGCCGATGGTGTGGGTCGGTCTGATCAGCTATCCGCTGTATCTCTGGCACTGGCCGCTGCTGGTCTACGCGCGCATCGTCGAGGGCGACGTGCCGTCCAACGGCCTGCGCGCGCTGATGCTGCTGGCGGCCGTTGTGCTGGCCTGGCTGACCTACCGTTTCGTCGAGCGCGGCACGCGCCGCAGCGAGAACGACACCGTGATCTCGGTGCTGGTGGCGCTGATGGTGGGCTTCGTGGTGCTGGGCACGCTGGCGGCCTCGCGCTACTACGTGGGACGGCACAGCGACCCCTACTTCAACAAGACGGCCGCGGCCGCCAAGGACTGGGGCTACCCGGACGGGCTGAGCCCCATCAAGGTCGATGGCGAGGTGCTCCAGCAGATCGGCCATGGCAAGCGCAGGGTGCTCCTTTTCGGCGACAGCCACATCGAGCAATACGGCCCGCGCGCCGTGGAGTTGAGCAAGATCGCGCCCGACACCCTCGATTCGCTCTCGTTCGCCACCTGGGGCGCCTGTCCGCCCATTCCCAACGTGGTCGACGAAAAGAACAACCTGTGCGGCGAGCGCCGCGACGGCGCCATGCGCCTGGCCATCAGCGACAAGTTCGACGCAGTGGTGTTCGGCGGCTGCTGGAACTGCTACTTCTCGGAAACCGGCAAGCCCAACGCCGCGAACGCCGATGCGGACCGCTACTACTACTTCGACGGCAAGACCAGGCGCCGCTTCATGGGCGGCGGCGGCGCGGACTTTGCGCTCAACATGCTCGAAGCGGTGATGACGAACCTTGCCAGGCACAAGCAGGTGTACCTGGTGCTGGACAACCCGGTGGGGGAAGGGTATGGGCCTGAGGAGTTCATCAAAGGCGGGCGGCTCGGGGACATGAAGGTGGCTCGCATGTCGCCTACTGCGCCTTGGGCATCGGTGCAGAAGGAACTGCACGAACGCATGCGCCAGATCGCCAAGCGCAGCGGTGCGATCGTGATCGATCCGATCCCGACACTCTGCAAGAGCGACCAGTGCACTCGGGCGGACGCGGACGCAACGCCGATCTACAAGGACTCCGGCCACCTGCGGGCCGAATATGTGCGCCAGTTCGCCACCTACATCGATGTGGCGATGACGACGCAAAAGCAGCCCGCGGCGGTCGGGCGCTAG
- a CDS encoding glycosyltransferase has product MPAPPPPSTPPITISIVSHGQLALVRPLLEQLDRFCRNSTARVVLTLNIPEPDVLAGLEWGFAVERIENPSPKGFGANHNQAFERCDTPWFLVLNPDIRLDGDVLAPLMAQAAPDAGLLTPRILEPGRSTPEQHRAIITPLEILTRRKPGYVRPAVPDWIPGLFMLFRSQAYRQIGGFDERFFMYGEDFDICARTRLAGWKLQVGEDLLARHEAQRASRSSRKHLYWHVTSLLKVWTSGAFWRYLRARSRRA; this is encoded by the coding sequence ATGCCAGCGCCCCCTCCCCCTTCTACCCCTCCGATCACCATTTCGATCGTCAGCCACGGCCAGCTCGCGCTGGTGCGCCCGCTGCTCGAGCAACTGGACCGTTTCTGCCGGAATTCGACCGCCAGGGTCGTGCTCACGCTGAACATCCCCGAACCCGACGTGCTGGCGGGCCTGGAATGGGGTTTTGCGGTCGAGCGGATCGAAAACCCGAGCCCCAAGGGCTTTGGCGCCAACCACAACCAGGCTTTCGAACGCTGCGATACGCCCTGGTTCCTGGTGCTCAACCCCGACATCCGCCTCGACGGCGACGTGCTGGCGCCGCTGATGGCCCAGGCCGCGCCCGACGCCGGTCTGCTGACGCCGCGCATCCTCGAACCGGGCCGCAGCACCCCCGAGCAGCACCGCGCCATCATCACGCCGCTCGAGATCCTCACGCGCCGCAAGCCGGGGTACGTGCGCCCGGCGGTGCCGGACTGGATTCCGGGCTTGTTCATGCTGTTTCGCAGCCAGGCCTACCGCCAGATCGGGGGCTTCGACGAGCGCTTCTTCATGTACGGCGAAGACTTCGACATCTGCGCCCGGACCCGGCTGGCGGGCTGGAAGCTGCAGGTGGGGGAAGACCTGCTCGCGCGCCACGAGGCCCAGCGCGCCAGCCGCAGCAGCAGGAAGCATCTCTACTGGCACGTGACCAGCCTGCTCAAGGTGTGGACCTCGGGCGCGTTCTGGCGCTACCTGCGGGCCCGCTCCCGCCGGGCCTGA
- a CDS encoding glycosyltransferase family 4 protein, with product MIALIVISFFVSAFGVQVFMRRARRHARLYGADMPQRFHKGHVPRLGGAGILLGMGVAWLASGITGTDPFNVSWPLKTSMLTLLCIAPAVIGGIVEDVTQNVKVRYRLALTIGSALLACWVLGLSLSRTGIEAVDGWLAMVPYGAVLFAALAIGGLPHAFNIIDGYNGLAGTVAVLVCLAISHVALQVGDRQLAAMMVCLVGATIGFLIWNYPRGKIFAGDGGAYVWGMVIALACVTLVQRHRVVSPWFPMLLLIYPVWETLFSIYRKLARGQSPGTADALHFHQLIFRRIVRVAFADDEARQLLARNNRTSPYLWMFAALSVVPAVLFWNNTIVLMLFCLLFVTTYVGAYLMIVRFKVPRWLRP from the coding sequence ATGATTGCTCTGATCGTCATCAGTTTCTTCGTCTCCGCCTTCGGGGTCCAGGTGTTCATGCGCCGCGCGCGCAGGCACGCCCGGCTCTATGGCGCGGACATGCCCCAGCGCTTCCACAAGGGCCACGTGCCGCGGCTCGGGGGGGCGGGCATCCTGCTCGGCATGGGCGTGGCCTGGCTGGCCTCCGGCATCACCGGCACCGACCCGTTCAATGTGTCCTGGCCGCTCAAGACGTCGATGCTCACGCTGCTGTGCATTGCGCCGGCGGTCATCGGCGGCATCGTCGAAGACGTGACGCAGAACGTCAAGGTGCGCTACCGGCTGGCGCTGACCATCGGCTCCGCCCTGCTGGCGTGCTGGGTGCTGGGCCTGAGCCTGTCGCGCACCGGCATCGAGGCGGTCGACGGCTGGCTGGCCATGGTGCCGTATGGCGCCGTGCTGTTCGCGGCCCTGGCCATCGGCGGGCTGCCGCATGCCTTCAACATCATCGACGGCTACAACGGGCTGGCCGGCACGGTGGCGGTGCTGGTCTGCCTTGCCATTTCGCACGTGGCGCTGCAGGTGGGCGACCGCCAGCTCGCGGCCATGATGGTCTGCCTGGTCGGCGCCACCATCGGTTTTCTCATCTGGAACTATCCGCGCGGCAAGATCTTTGCCGGCGACGGCGGCGCTTACGTGTGGGGCATGGTGATTGCCCTGGCGTGCGTGACGCTGGTCCAGCGGCACCGCGTCGTCTCGCCGTGGTTCCCGATGCTGCTGCTGATCTACCCGGTCTGGGAGACGCTGTTCTCCATCTACCGCAAGCTCGCTCGGGGGCAGTCGCCCGGCACCGCCGACGCGTTGCACTTCCACCAACTGATCTTTCGGCGCATCGTGCGCGTGGCGTTCGCGGATGACGAGGCGCGCCAATTGCTCGCCCGCAACAACCGGACCTCGCCGTACCTCTGGATGTTCGCCGCGCTGTCGGTGGTGCCGGCGGTGCTGTTCTGGAACAACACCATCGTGCTGATGCTGTTCTGCCTGCTGTTCGTCACGACCTACGTGGGCGCCTACCTGATGATCGTGCGATTCAAGGTGCCGCGCTGGCTGCGCCCGTGA
- the argB gene encoding acetylglutamate kinase — MTDPVLNIPPRDKAEILAQALPYIRKFHGKTIVIKYGGNAMTDPALQADFAEDVVLLKLVGMNPVVVHGGGPQIEAALNRLGKKGSFIQGMRVTDAETMEVVEWVLAGEVQQDIVGLINQAGGKAVGLTGRDGGMIRAQKLKMADRTDPNLHHDVGQVGDIVSIDPSVVKALQDDAFIPVVSPIGFGEENESYNINADVVAGKLATVLKAEKLMLLTNTPGVLDKDGKLLTNLSAREIDELFADGTISGGMLPKIEGALDAAKSGVNAVHIIDGRVPHAMLLEILTDQAYGTMIRAR, encoded by the coding sequence ATGACCGACCCCGTCCTCAACATCCCCCCGCGCGACAAGGCCGAGATCCTGGCCCAGGCGCTGCCGTACATCCGCAAGTTCCACGGCAAGACCATCGTCATCAAGTACGGCGGCAATGCCATGACCGATCCGGCCCTGCAGGCCGACTTCGCGGAAGACGTGGTGCTGCTGAAGCTGGTCGGCATGAACCCGGTGGTGGTGCATGGCGGCGGCCCGCAGATCGAGGCGGCGCTCAACCGCCTGGGCAAGAAGGGCAGCTTCATCCAGGGCATGCGCGTGACTGACGCCGAGACCATGGAGGTGGTCGAATGGGTGCTGGCCGGCGAGGTGCAGCAGGACATCGTGGGCCTGATCAACCAGGCCGGCGGCAAGGCCGTGGGCCTGACCGGGCGCGACGGCGGCATGATCCGCGCGCAGAAGCTCAAGATGGCGGACCGTACCGACCCCAACTTGCACCACGACGTGGGCCAGGTGGGCGACATCGTCTCCATCGACCCCAGCGTGGTCAAGGCCCTGCAGGACGACGCCTTCATTCCCGTGGTCAGCCCGATCGGCTTCGGCGAGGAGAACGAGAGCTACAACATCAATGCCGACGTGGTCGCCGGCAAGCTCGCCACCGTGCTCAAGGCCGAGAAGCTCATGCTCCTGACCAACACCCCCGGCGTGCTCGACAAGGACGGCAAGCTGCTCACCAACCTGAGCGCGCGCGAGATCGACGAGCTGTTTGCCGACGGCACCATCTCGGGCGGCATGCTGCCGAAGATCGAGGGCGCGCTCGATGCGGCCAAGAGCGGCGTGAACGCGGTGCACATCATCGACGGCCGCGTGCCGCACGCCATGCTGCTCGAGATCCTGACCGACCAGGCCTACGGCACGATGATTCGCGCGCGCTGA
- a CDS encoding class I SAM-dependent methyltransferase, producing MKEPTLILPTVDKSLDVLTHPVLDPLFWTPHLLGKASAWWTHTPFAFWIVAACRPGLLVELGTHNGVSYAAFCEAVARLKSATRCYAVDTWAGDEHAGHFDAQVYHELRDFHDKHFSAFSELLKSTFDDALPYFADGSIDLLHIDGFHTYEAVKHDFETWLPKLSDKAVVLFHDTNVRSGNFGVFRFFAEQARHYPSFEFLHGHGLGVLAVGDRAPAAAMALCNLEPERADAARARFAHLGTRWFVTTREQLGSAELHQRIHEANALRAPVEAELAQVAAARAAEAEARANAEGRVDALSQEVAHKAAQLEDLNKQAGDAQAKAAQAEAAARATGFAHEQANRRVAELRNVVTQLATDLNKARDDLNETSEAKSLQQRTALAWKSLADRKEDRVESLMERFTRLRVDPSLSVKAKVRRRLRLLASRFSGRPIDLAAVETVRFSPYFDRDWYLKTYPDVASAGTDPAEHYVTHGAAEGREPGPWFSGTDYAARYADAAGFNPLLHYTLVGAREGRRAGLLGSDDAEEPLPVPALPSRVFSIFYVSGEADTPGHLYRVARYIEAAKMNGVPAEWIRQEELEARLELTSRHDVMILWRTQWSPALEKAIGLMHALGKKVVFDIDDLMIEPDLADTKVIDGIRSNAHPEAAVRELFASVRRAMLAADVCIASTQELAYHMRWAGKSTHVLFNGFDDQTFELSRRSARQWRSARTDNLVRIGYAGGSRTHQRDLGLAIEAIARVLRENELCRLVLFQTESGMRLVDVEEYPAMAGLEHRIEWRPFQTLETLPREIARFDINIAPLEFGNPFCEAKSELKFFEAALVDVPTIASPTGPFRRAIEHGVSGFLATSADDWYHYLWTLVSDPERRASLGSAAFWRAMASYGPLKRATQFGRVLDQLQGDALAARAFALDARVRSAPVPRPSLMPLKVLFEHRADAGESSDVSVVIPLYNYEHFIVEALESVRAQTLAVLDLVVVDDCSTDGSLNTVLAWVRQHASRFNRVVVARHESNCGLGLTRNAAFNLADSPYVLPLDADNRLRPKCCEELRRAIRAERVAFVYPTIQHFGASSAMLGDARYEPQRFVAGNYVDAMALVSKEAWAIVGGYNHVRHGWEDYDFWCRLAEQGQRGFWEAQTLADYRVHAGSMIKAETTVPQNYRRLIENFKAQHPWVSLIDERLARKPPALQVALGDDGAKSRLQTLLPILRCPKTGLKLAADAERGALVTVDGWRSWPIVQGRPVLCEELGEPEVKPADHVSNALPPEALKLARSTRGWVLNLSGGGSQEKIENVVEVEYSLFRHTDVVADAHVLPFDDEVFDAAIVMNAFEHYREPQKVAAELLRVLKPGGRILVRTAFMQPLHERPWHFFNCTRYGLEQWFREFEAERVRVSENFCPNHTVSWLASECEQALRTNVSDEAAERFRDASTGELVDLWRDPSLRGTPLWTDFEKLPQSVQEVGAAGFEFLGRKPAVARVNG from the coding sequence ATGAAAGAACCCACCCTCATTCTTCCGACGGTCGACAAGTCGCTCGACGTGCTGACGCACCCGGTGCTGGACCCCCTCTTCTGGACGCCGCACCTGCTCGGCAAGGCGAGCGCCTGGTGGACCCACACGCCGTTCGCGTTCTGGATCGTGGCCGCATGCAGGCCAGGCCTGCTGGTGGAGCTGGGCACGCACAACGGCGTGTCGTATGCGGCGTTCTGCGAGGCCGTCGCCCGGCTCAAGTCGGCGACGCGCTGCTACGCCGTGGACACCTGGGCCGGAGACGAGCATGCGGGGCATTTCGACGCGCAGGTCTATCACGAGCTTCGCGACTTCCACGACAAGCACTTCAGCGCCTTCTCCGAGCTCCTCAAGTCCACCTTCGACGACGCCCTGCCGTACTTCGCCGACGGCTCCATCGACTTGCTGCACATCGACGGCTTCCATACCTACGAGGCGGTCAAGCACGACTTCGAGACCTGGCTTCCCAAGCTGTCGGACAAGGCCGTGGTCCTGTTCCACGACACCAACGTGCGCAGCGGCAATTTCGGCGTCTTCCGGTTCTTTGCCGAGCAGGCGCGGCACTATCCCTCCTTCGAGTTCCTGCACGGCCACGGGCTCGGCGTGCTGGCCGTGGGAGACCGCGCGCCTGCCGCCGCCATGGCGTTGTGCAACCTCGAACCCGAACGGGCGGATGCCGCCAGGGCGCGCTTTGCGCATCTCGGAACGCGCTGGTTCGTCACCACGCGCGAACAGCTCGGGTCGGCCGAACTGCATCAGCGCATCCATGAGGCCAATGCCCTGCGCGCGCCGGTGGAAGCGGAACTGGCCCAGGTGGCGGCAGCACGCGCCGCCGAGGCCGAGGCCCGCGCCAACGCCGAAGGCAGGGTGGACGCCTTGTCCCAGGAGGTGGCCCACAAGGCCGCCCAGCTGGAAGACCTGAACAAGCAAGCCGGCGATGCGCAGGCGAAGGCCGCCCAGGCCGAAGCCGCCGCCCGCGCGACGGGCTTCGCCCACGAGCAGGCGAACAGGCGCGTGGCCGAGCTTCGGAATGTCGTGACGCAATTGGCCACCGACCTGAACAAGGCCCGCGACGACCTGAACGAGACCAGCGAAGCCAAGAGCCTGCAGCAGCGCACCGCGCTGGCCTGGAAAAGTCTTGCCGACCGGAAGGAAGACCGGGTCGAATCGCTGATGGAGCGCTTCACGCGCCTGCGGGTCGATCCGTCCCTGAGCGTGAAGGCCAAGGTGCGCAGGCGGCTGCGGCTGCTCGCTTCGCGCTTTTCCGGCAGGCCCATCGACCTGGCGGCCGTGGAGACCGTCCGGTTCTCGCCCTACTTCGACCGCGACTGGTATCTGAAGACCTATCCCGACGTCGCGTCGGCCGGCACGGACCCCGCGGAACACTACGTCACCCACGGCGCGGCCGAAGGGCGCGAACCCGGCCCGTGGTTTTCCGGCACCGACTACGCGGCGCGCTACGCGGACGCGGCGGGCTTCAATCCGCTGCTTCACTACACGCTGGTCGGCGCGAGAGAGGGCCGGCGCGCCGGCCTGCTCGGAAGCGACGACGCAGAAGAACCGCTCCCCGTTCCTGCGTTGCCGAGCCGGGTGTTCTCGATCTTCTACGTTTCCGGCGAGGCGGATACGCCCGGCCATCTGTACCGGGTCGCGCGCTACATCGAAGCGGCAAAGATGAACGGCGTCCCGGCGGAGTGGATCCGGCAGGAAGAACTCGAGGCGCGGCTCGAGCTGACCTCGCGGCACGACGTGATGATTCTCTGGCGCACCCAGTGGAGCCCCGCCCTCGAAAAAGCCATCGGGCTGATGCATGCACTAGGCAAGAAGGTGGTGTTCGACATCGACGACCTGATGATCGAGCCGGACCTGGCCGACACCAAGGTGATCGACGGCATCCGGTCCAACGCCCATCCGGAAGCGGCGGTGCGGGAGCTCTTCGCCAGCGTGCGCCGCGCCATGCTCGCGGCCGACGTGTGCATTGCCAGCACCCAGGAGCTGGCCTACCACATGCGCTGGGCGGGCAAGTCCACCCATGTGCTGTTCAACGGCTTCGACGACCAGACCTTCGAGCTCTCCAGGCGCAGCGCGAGACAGTGGCGCAGCGCGCGGACCGACAACCTGGTGCGGATCGGCTATGCCGGCGGATCGCGAACGCACCAGCGCGACCTGGGGCTCGCCATCGAGGCGATTGCGCGCGTGCTGCGGGAAAACGAACTGTGCCGGCTGGTGCTCTTCCAGACCGAATCCGGCATGCGCCTGGTCGACGTGGAGGAATACCCGGCGATGGCCGGCCTGGAGCACCGCATCGAATGGCGGCCCTTCCAGACCCTGGAAACGCTGCCGCGCGAAATAGCGCGCTTCGACATCAACATCGCGCCGCTGGAATTCGGCAACCCGTTCTGCGAGGCCAAGAGCGAACTGAAATTCTTCGAAGCCGCGCTGGTCGACGTTCCCACCATCGCTTCCCCGACCGGCCCGTTCAGGCGGGCGATCGAGCACGGCGTTTCAGGCTTTCTGGCCACCAGCGCCGACGACTGGTACCACTACCTTTGGACCCTTGTGTCGGACCCCGAGCGCAGAGCCAGCCTCGGCTCGGCCGCCTTTTGGCGCGCCATGGCCTCGTATGGCCCGCTGAAGCGGGCCACGCAGTTCGGCCGGGTGCTCGACCAGCTGCAAGGCGACGCCCTGGCCGCGCGGGCCTTCGCGCTCGATGCGCGCGTACGCTCGGCGCCGGTTCCCCGCCCCAGCCTGATGCCGCTGAAAGTGCTGTTCGAACACAGGGCCGACGCGGGCGAGTCTTCGGACGTCTCGGTCGTCATTCCGCTCTACAACTACGAGCACTTCATCGTCGAGGCGCTGGAATCCGTTCGCGCCCAGACGCTGGCGGTACTGGACCTGGTGGTGGTGGACGACTGTTCGACCGATGGTTCGCTGAATACCGTGCTGGCATGGGTCCGTCAGCACGCCAGCCGCTTCAACCGCGTCGTGGTCGCCCGGCACGAGTCGAACTGCGGCCTGGGCCTGACGCGGAATGCGGCCTTCAACCTGGCGGACAGTCCCTACGTGCTGCCCCTGGATGCGGACAACCGGCTGCGCCCGAAATGCTGCGAGGAACTGCGCCGCGCCATCCGTGCCGAGCGCGTGGCATTCGTCTACCCGACCATCCAGCACTTCGGCGCCTCCAGCGCGATGCTCGGCGACGCCCGCTACGAGCCGCAGCGCTTCGTGGCCGGCAACTACGTCGATGCGATGGCGCTGGTCTCGAAGGAGGCGTGGGCGATCGTCGGCGGCTACAACCACGTTCGCCACGGTTGGGAGGACTACGACTTCTGGTGCCGGCTCGCGGAGCAGGGCCAGCGCGGATTCTGGGAAGCGCAAACGCTCGCGGACTACCGCGTGCATGCGGGCTCGATGATCAAGGCCGAGACGACGGTTCCACAGAACTATCGCCGCCTGATCGAGAACTTCAAGGCCCAGCATCCCTGGGTGTCGCTGATCGACGAGCGGCTTGCCCGCAAACCGCCGGCCCTGCAAGTGGCCCTGGGCGACGACGGCGCGAAATCGCGGCTTCAAACGCTGCTGCCGATACTTCGCTGTCCCAAGACCGGGCTCAAGCTGGCGGCCGACGCGGAACGCGGCGCCCTGGTGACCGTGGACGGCTGGAGGAGCTGGCCCATCGTCCAGGGCCGGCCGGTTCTTTGCGAGGAACTCGGCGAGCCCGAGGTGAAGCCCGCCGACCACGTCAGCAACGCGTTGCCGCCCGAAGCCCTGAAGCTCGCAAGGAGCACCAGGGGATGGGTCCTGAATCTCAGCGGCGGAGGCTCGCAGGAGAAGATCGAGAACGTGGTCGAGGTCGAATACAGCCTGTTCAGGCATACGGACGTGGTTGCGGACGCCCACGTGCTCCCGTTCGACGACGAGGTCTTCGACGCCGCGATCGTCATGAACGCCTTCGAGCACTATCGCGAACCGCAGAAGGTGGCGGCGGAGCTCCTGCGGGTGCTGAAGCCCGGTGGCCGCATCCTGGTTCGCACCGCCTTCATGCAGCCGCTGCACGAGAGGCCGTGGCACTTCTTCAATTGCACCCGCTACGGGCTGGAGCAGTGGTTCCGGGAGTTCGAAGCCGAGCGCGTCCGGGTGTCGGAGAATTTCTGCCCCAACCACACCGTCAGCTGGCTCGCGTCGGAGTGCGAGCAGGCGCTGCGCACCAACGTGTCCGACGAAGCCGCCGAGCGCTTCCGGGATGCCTCCACGGGCGAGCTCGTGGACCTGTGGCGCGATCCGTCGCTGCGCGGCACACCGCTCTGGACCGATTTCGAGAAGCTGCCCCAGTCGGTGCAGGAGGTTGGGGCCGCGGGCTTCGAGTTCCTGGGCCGGAAACCCGCGGTTGCCCGGGTGAACGGCTAG